Proteins encoded in a region of the Ziziphus jujuba cultivar Dongzao chromosome 3, ASM3175591v1 genome:
- the LOC125423422 gene encoding protein PAM71-homolog, chloroplastic — protein sequence MQGLVLHMPFVSRKKLPLLALVDTLPCYSTILSRTKSRRISPSLRCREISRYGTVRVQASSNVSIGSGGYEGRDENEKQKIFENASSNGGSPEIQKRPERIPYPLSIALVLFGSALVFLLIAFVKGGPSAVLAAIAKSGFTAAFTLIFVSEIGDKTFFIAALLAMQYEKGLVLLGSMGALSLMTILSVVIGRIFHSVPAQFQTTLPIGEYAAITLLLVFGIKSIKDAWDLPSNVVKSSDKGSPELDEYAEAEELVKEKASKQISNPLEIIWKSFSLVFFAEWGDRSMLATIALGAAQSPWGVASGAIVGHLIATTLAILGGAFLANYISEKLVGYLGGVLFLVFAVATFFGVF from the exons atgcaagggTTGGTTCTTCATATGCCATTTGTTTCAAGAAAGAAGCTTCCTTTGTTGGCTCTGGTAGATACTTTACCATGCTATTCTACTATACTCTCCAGAACTAAAAGTAGAAGAATCTCACCCTCAT TAAGATGTAGAGAAATTTCAAGGTATGGAACGGTCCGAGTACAAGCATCATCTAATGTTAGCATTGGATCTGGGGGCTATGAAGGAAGAGACGAGAACGAGAAgcagaaaatttttgaaaatgctTCCTCGAATGGCGGTTCACCTGAAAT TCAGAAGCGGCCAGAACGGATACCTTATCCTCTCTCTATTGCTCTTGTTCTATTTGGGAGCGCTTTAGTGTTTTTGCTTATTGCCTTTGTGAAAGGAGGACCTTCAGCTGTTTTAGCAGCAATTGCAAAATCAGGCTTCACGGCTGCATTCACATTGATATTTGTTTCTGAGATCGGGGACAAG ACATTCTTTATTGCTGCACTCCTGGCTATGCAATATGAAAAAGGACTG GTTTTATTGGGTTCAATGGGTGCTCTTTCACTTATGACTATCCTCTCAGTTGTCATAGGGCGCATATTTCATTCAGTGCCCGCTCAATTCCAGACAA CTTTGCCAATTGGAGAGTATGCAGCTATAACTCTTCTACTCGTTTTTGGCATCAAATCAATAAAAGACGCATGGGACCTTCCATCAAATGTGGTTAAGAGCAGTGATAAGGGCAGCCCTGAACTTGATGAATATGCCGAAGCTGAGGAGCTTGTGAAAGAAAAG GCATCAAAACAAATCTCGAATCCACTGGAAATTATCTGGAAGTCATTCAGCCTTGTTTTCTTTGCt GAATGGGGAGACCGCTCAATGCTTGCAACAATTGCTCTTGGTGCTGCCCAG TCTCCATGGGGTGTCGCAAGTGGAGCCATAGTGGGACACCTAATCGCTACAACACTTGCAATTCTAGGAGGTGCATTTCTTGCCAACTACATTTCTGAAAAACTG GTCGGCTACTTGGGTGGTGTTCTATTTCTAGTTTTTGCAGTAGCAACATTCTTTGGAGTTTTTTAG
- the LOC125423421 gene encoding beta-glucuronosyltransferase GlcAT14B, translating into MLISTAVPKKIKKKKERRKRDLKKQLSRDTDRRTERRIRANAKQSLKTNNFYFSELNHQTPCLYSSFFNRLSPKHIFFFFLVSVKEMQNPHSPSPQPSTPFFSSSTFKDPKATLSIILAISLIFFLALSSSPFTSSSSSSSSQRSRPDPFLFPTRQTHLIIFQGNNPLDPPPPSIAYLISGSSGDSGRILRLLFAVYHPRNQYLLHLDRSASQTDREGLALKVQSIPIFKAAQNVNVLGKADFVYSKGSSSISFTLHGASVLLRMSNNWDWFISLNAGDYPLVTQDDLLHILSYLPKDLNFANHSSYIGWRESRKLKPIIVDPGLYLSERTDMFYATQKRDLPNAYRLFTGSSFSILSRNFVEFCILGTDNLPRILMMYFSNTPSSLSNYFPTILCNSRQFNRTIINHNLRYAEFASPSNEEPRPLGSKDFDAIIQSGAAFASRFQSNDPLLDRIDKEILSRTHGNVVPGGWCLGEPGNDTCSVWGDADVLRPGPGARRLEKFIVGLLSNGTFQSNRCIFE; encoded by the exons ATGTTAATTTCAACAGCtgtccccaaaaaaattaaaaaaaaaaaagagagaagaaagagagatTTAAAAAAGCAACTGAGCAGAGACACAGACAGGAGAACCGAAAGAAGAATAAGAGCAAATGCAAAGCAAAGTCTCAAAACTAACAATTTCTATTTCTCAGAGTTAAATCATCAAACACCTTGTCTTTATTCTTCATTCTTCAATCGTCTTTCCCcaaaacacattttttttttttttttagtctctGTGAAAGAAATGCAAAATCCACACTCACCATCTCCACAGCCATCCACTCCTTTCTTCTCCTCATCCACTTTCAAAGACCCCAAGGCCACGCTCTCCATCATCTTAGCCATCTCTCTCATCTTCTTCCTCGCCCTCTCTTCCTCTCCCttcacttcttcttcttcttcttcttcttctcagcGTTCTCGACCGGACCCTTTTCTCTTCCCGACACGTCAGACCCACCTCATCATCTTCCAAGGCAACAACCCATTAGATCCCCCCCCTCCTTCCATTGCCTACCTCATTTCTGGTTCCAGTGGCGATTCGGGTCGGATCCTCCGTCTGCTTTTCGCTGTGTACCATCCCAGAAACCAATACCTTCTTCATCTCGATCGGTCCGCCTCACAGACCGACCGTGAAGGTCTCGCTCTCAAGGTTCAATCTATTCCCATTTTCAAAGCTGCCCAGAATGTCAATGTTCTTGGGAAAGCCGATTTTGTGTATTCGAAAGGGTCGTCTTCCATTTCTTTCACGCTTCACGGTGCCTCTGTGCTTCTCCGAATGTCGAACAATTGGGATTGGTTTATCAGCCTGAATGCTGGTGATTACCCACTCGTTACGCAAGATG ATCTTCTTCATATTTTGTCATACTTGCCCAAAGATCTCAATTTTGCGAATCATTCAAGCTACATTGGCTGGAGAGA GTCTAGGAAGTTGAAACCCATAATTGTCGACCCTGGACTTTATCTTTCAGAAAGAACAGATATGTTTTATGCAACTCAAAAGAGGGATTTGCCTAATGCTTACCGGTTGTTCACAG GTtcatctttttctattttaagtCGAAACTTTGTTGAGTTCTGCATCCTGGGTACAGATAACCTTCCAAGGATTCTAATGATGTATTTCTCCAATACACCTTCATCCCTTTCCAATTACTTCCCTACCATTCTATGTAATTCCCGTCAGTTCAACAGAACTATCATAAACCATAACTTACGCTATGCCGAATTTGCCTCACCCTCTAATGAGGAGCCCCGTCCACTCGGTTCCAAAGATTTTGATGCTATAATTCAGAGTGGGGCAGCCTTTGCCTCTCGATTCCAGTCAAATGATCCCTTACTTGACCGCATAGACAAAGAAATTTTAAGTCGCACTCATGGAAATGTGGTGCCTGGTGGATGGTGCTTAGGAGAGCCTGGAAATGATACATGCTCAGTATGGGGAGATGCTGATGTTTTAAGACCTGGTCCAGGAGCAAGAAGACTTGAAAAATTTATTGTTGGACTGCTTTCAAATGGTACCTTCCAATCCAATCGATGTATATTTGAATGA